A window of the Gossypium hirsutum isolate 1008001.06 chromosome A05, Gossypium_hirsutum_v2.1, whole genome shotgun sequence genome harbors these coding sequences:
- the LOC107959787 gene encoding BRCA1-associated RING domain protein 1: MEGLVAFNHTSNTCPLAFAIALLSLFSQSLKATGMMLHYINGKPEKRDASFGSNVIHVHSSCIEWAPQVYFVGDNVKNLKPELARGTKLKCSRCGLKGAALGCYVKSCRRSYHFPCAKEIPKCRWDYEDFLVLCPAHSSVKFPSEKSRKAHSAAKFPN; encoded by the exons ATGGAAGGATTAGTAGCCTTCAACCACACTTCCAACACTTGCCCACTTGCCTTTGCGATTGCTCTTCTCAGCCTCTTCTCACAATCCCTGAAG GCCACTGGAATGATGTTACATTATATCAATGGAAAACCAGAAAAAAGAGATGCATCATTTGGCTCAAATGTTATACATGTTCACAGCTCGTGTATTGAATG GGCACCTCAAGTGTATTTTGTTGGTGACAATGTTAAGAACCTTAAACCAGAACTGGCAAGGGGTACAAAGCTGAAGTGCAGCAGATGTGGACTAAAGGGTGCTGCACTTGGCTGTTATGTGAAGTCTTGCCGCAGAAGCTATCATTTCCCTTGTGCAAAAGAGATTCCAAAATGTCGATGGGACTAT GAGGACTTTCTTGTGCTTTGTCCTGCCCATTCTTCAGTCAAGTTTCCAAGTGAGAAGTCTAGAAAGGCCCATTCTGCAGCCAAGTTCCCAAACTAG